CGTAGCAGAGCACCTTCCACGCTATTTAATAAAAGTGCACGGTCGCTATCAGGCAGTGGTGCCTGTAGTAGACCTTCTAGCAAACGGGCATTTTGTGCCAGGCTAGCGTCATGAAGCTCTTCAATTTCATGGGCGGCATAGCGATAGCTAATAAAGCCAATCACTAGCATGCTCGCACCAAACACAAGCAACGCAAGCCCCAGGGTGCGCTGGCGAATAGAACTCATAGGTTTGCCTTGTGCAACTTAATCATTACGATTTATCCATTACATAGCCAATCCCTCTCACGGTTCGGATAACCTCAGGAAATAGCTTTCGCCGCAAATGATGGATGTGCACTTCGATAGCGTTACTTTCGACATCTTCCTCCCAGCCGTACACTAATCGCGTTAAGGTATCGCGGGTGAACACACGGCCTGGGTGGCTCATAAATTCCTGCAGTAACGTTAGCTCACGGCGCGAAAGCGTGATCACTTGATGTTGATAACTCACCTGTAATGTCTGAGGGTCCAGGCTAATTCCCCGGCAGGTGAGCAAGCCGCTGGTTTGCCCTTGGCTGCGGCGCAATAAAGCACGCAGACGCGCTTTTAATTCTGCTACTTCGAAGGGTTTGGTTAGGTAGTCGTCGGCACCCGCATCCAATCCTTCAATACGGTTATCCACCGCATCGCGGGCGGTCAGAACCAAAATAGGCAGTTGGCTGCCATGCCGACGAATAGCGCGAAGTACTTCCATTCCATCGATCGTTGGCAAGCCAAGATCCAGGATGACCGCATCAAAAGGTTCATTTTTAAGCGCATGAAGAGCGTTATCACCATCGGCTAAATGATCTACCGTATAGTGCTCTGGTTTCAGCGCCATACGAATCCCCGATGCCAAGCTTGGGTCGTCTTCAACCAGTAAAATGCGCATATCGACGGATGACTCCTTTCATTCACGGCGGGCTACTCAGGAACGTAACATGACACGTCATTCTTCTTTCGGCCACCGCTCCTTAGCCTACACAGTAATGCAGTGCCCACCTGAACAACGGCGTGAAGCATTACTCCATTTGGCTGCCGTGCATGACCCTGCGCAACAACCTGCATTGCAGCATGCTTTGTCAACGGTAAAAGCTGGCCCTGACACTGTTTGGCAGGGCCTTTGGATAGCAACCCAAGCGGGCCATATCGAAGCTGCCGCCTGGGTACAGCCATTGGCTAATCAAATGGCACAGCTTTGGCTACCCAGGCAACATAATTCAGCAGCCGATGCGCTGTTGAAAGCCTTACAGGGCTGGGTAAGTAAGCAGCCGATTGCGCTATGCCATGTGGCGCTACACGACGATGCAGGCAACTGGGAAACGACGTTAGTGGCCCACGGCATGCGAGCACTTGCCTCCCTGGAGCACCTTGTGTGGCAGTGCCAAGTCGGACAATCGCACGCTAACCCGCTAACGCTACGTTCCTTCGCTGAGCTGGCTCCCACCCAGCAGCGGACGCTGGTGGCGAAGGTAAGCGAAGGCTCGTTAGATTGCCCTGGGCTTCGCGAAGTGCTCACCATTGACGCGTTGCTGGCCGGTTTTTATGACCAAGCACCGAATGCGCCAGACCATTGGTATCAGCTACAGCATCAGGGGGAAGTAGTCGGTGTACTATTGCTTGCTCCTAACCATGTTACTCAGCGCTGGTCATTGCAGTTGATGGGGCTGTTGCCTGAGTGGCGCGGCGAGGGAAGGGGCAAGGATATTATTCAACAAGCGCAGTCGTTGGTTAGCAAGGCGGGAGCCCGTGACATCACGCTCACCGTCGATACGCAAAATATCCCCGCAAAGCGTGTATATGCTCAGGCAGGGTTTACGCGTTATGCTCAGCAGCGTTTACTGGCTTGGTGTTAATCAGGCGATCGTTGGCACCGTTTTTAAACCGCTGAATAAAGCACAGAGTACGGCATAGGTTGAATTGCCGCGCTTAGTAGCATTTTCTTACGCTTGGCGTTCTCGGTATACTAATGCGATATGCACGTCTTGGCGTCTCGGTTGCCGAAGGTTGATGATGTCGCTGCCGCGCGCAGGGGTTAAGCACAAAACGTTTTATGACAAAACTCAAGAGGTGGTGAGAGTGAAATCTAAGCTGATCATGAGCGGGCTGGCGGCCCTAGGCGTCATGGCAGGCACATCCGGTGCTTATGCCCAAGACGCAGCACGTGACGCAATCGCTGAGCGCCTAGCGCCGGTAGGTCAACTCTGTTTGCAAGGCCAAGACTGTGGTACCGCAGCAGCACCGGCCGCCGCTAGTAGCGGCGGCGGCGGTGAGATTGATGGCGCGGGTATCTATAACAATATCTGTATGGCGTGCCACGAAACCGGCGCTGCTGGCGCTCCGGTTCGTGGCGACGAAGCCGCTTGGTCTGAGCGTACCGAGCAAGGCTTCGCGACATTGCTAGACCACTCGATTAACGGTATTGGTGCGATGCCTGCTCGTGGCGGCAACCCCAACCTGTCAGATGAAGAGATGGAAGCGGCGACAGCGTATTTAGTAGAACCAGTGATGGAAGTGCCAGAACTGGGCGGTGGCGAAGAAGCGGCTGCGGAGGCAACTGAAGAGAGCGCTAGCGACGATATGGCCGCGGCAGATGATGCCAGTGCTGACGAAGCCACCGCAGATGCTGCGGCCAGCGAAGAAGAAGCGGTCGCCAGTGAAGAAGAAGCTTCCAGCGGTGGCAACGGTTTAGATGGCGAAGCGCTTTATGCCAGTGCTGGTTGTGTGGCTTGCCACGCAGCAGGCGTTGCCGGTGCCCCTTTGATTGGCGATGCTGACGCTTGGGCGCCACGCCTTGAGCAGGGTGTCGATGCACTTTACCAAAGCGTGTTTAACGGTAAAGGCGTGATGCCACCGCGTGGTGGTAGCAGTGCTTCTGACGAAGAGATTATGGCCGTTGTAGACTACATGGTGTCAGAAGTGCAATAAGCAGTTTTGCGATAATCGATGTGTAATCTATCCACAGGTGGGTTTTGAAACTCCCTGTGGATATTTTTTTGTGTTTTATTTTATTCTTACTTGTCGTTAACCCAACAAAGAACGCAGCCCGGCAATCGCGTCTTGCCCGCGTGCCTGCTTTTTCTCGGGGTCTTCTTTATCGGCACGGCCCTCCCACTCCAAATCATCAGCGGGCAGTTCGTCTAAAAAACGGCTGGGCTGGCAGTCCATCAGTTCACCATACGCTTTACGCTGGCGGGCTAGCGTCAGCGTTAGCGTGCGCCTTGCCCGTGTAATGCCAACGTAAGCCAAGCGGCGCTCCTCTTCCACAGTGCCCATCTCAATGGCGTTGCGGTGGGGCAACAAATCTTCTTCTAAACCCATCAAATACACATGGGGAAACTCCAGCCCTTTCGAGGCGTGCATGGTAAGTAGCTGCACACGGTCGGAGTCGTCTTCTTCAGCCTGCTGCTCAAGAATATCCCGCAGCACAAGGCGGGAAATAGCAGCCTCTACGCCATCGGTTTCCGTCGCAGTGGAATCATCAGCATCTTCCGGGTCACGGTTGAGCGACTTTTCTAGCTGATCAATCAAAATCCATACGTTGGCCATGCGCCGCTCAGCGACGGTTGGGGCGCTGGCGTTTTGGTATAACCACGCCTCGTAATCCATATCGCGCAGCATGTCGCGAATGGCTGCGATGGCATCGTCTTGATCCATGCGTTTGCGCACGCCATCAATAAAGTGCGTAAAGCGTGAAAGCCGCTCCACGGCCCGAGTCGGCAGCGTTTGCTCTAACCCCAGCTCGTGGCAGGCAGCAAACAGCGAAATAGAGCGTTCAGTTGCATAGTTGGCCAGCTTTTCCAGCGTGCCGGGGCCTATTTCACGGCGGGGCACGTTCACAATGCGTAAAAAGGCATTGTCATCGGCGGGATTAATTAACAACCGCAGATAGGCCATGGTGTCCTTGATCTCGTTGCGAGAGAAAAACGACGTACCGCCGGAAAGCTTGTAGGGAATTTGGTAGTGCTGCAGCTTGAGCTCTAATAAACGTGCCTGAAAATTACCCCGATAGAGCACCGCAAAATCTCGCCATTCTGCTTTCTCTTTGATGCGCCGGGTTAGCATTTCGCTGGCTACCCGCTCTGACTCCGCCTCTTCATGGCGGTTGACGATGACTCGGATAGGCGCGCCGTCGCCCATATCTGACCATAGCGTTTTATCGTAAACGTGGGGGTTGTTGGCAATTAACGTGTTGGCCGCGCGCAAAATGGTGCCGGTCGAGCGGTAGTTCTGCTCCAGCTTGATAACGTTCAGGCGTGGGAAGTCTTCGCCAAGGGTCACCAAGTTTTCAGGCCTTGCCCCGCGCCACGCGTAGATCGACTGATCGTCGTCGCCAACCACGGTAAAGGTAGCCCGCTCCGCCATCAGCAGTTTCACCAACAGGTACTGGGAAACATTAGTGTCCTGATACTCATCCACTAGCATGTAGTGGATTTTGTTCCGCCAGCGGGCCAGTGCCTCTGGGTCACGTTGTAGCAGAACCACCGGCAGTAGAATCAGGTCGTCAAAATCCACCGCGTTATAGGCTTTTAAGTGGCGCACGTAAGCTTCATAAACCCGTGCGGCAAAGTGCTCGTCATCATCCGCGGCAAAAGAAAGCGCGTCACTGGGTAGCACTAAGTCGTTCTTCCACGTGGATATTTTGCTCTGCACTGCGTTGATCTGCTCGGCGTCTACCTGAGCGTCTTTGTTCATCAAATCGCGCAGCAGTGCTTTGGCATCTTCTGGGTCAAACAATGAAAAGCCCGGCTTGTAGCCCAGGGTTTTTAGCTCGCCGCGAATAATATTTAGGCCTAAATTGTGAAACGTCGACACCGTTAGCCCGTGGCCCTCTTTACCCTTCAGCATTTGCCCAACGCGCTCTTTCATCTCTCTGGCGGCTTTATTGGTAAAGGTAACCGCCGCTATTTTGCGCGCGCTCATGCCGCACTCTTGCACCAGATAGGCGATTTTAGTGGTAATAACACTGGTTTTACCTGAACCCGCACCCGCCAGGACCAAGCAGGGGCCGTCAATATAGCGCACCGCTTCTTGCTGGCGCGGGTTTAGCCCTTTAATGCGGCTAAGAATGCTCTTTGGCGGTTGGGGCGTCATGGTGAAGGGTGACCTCTACAAGTGTTTCTTGGCAAATTCCATTACAATCAGCGGCGCTGGGCGAACGCACAATGAGTTAATAATAGGCAGGTGGTAATGTTTGAAGTAGCGCTATTTGAACCGCGTATGGCACCCAACACGGGTAACATTATGCGCCTGGTGGCTAACAATGGCTGCCGATTACATTTAATTGAACCGCTGGGCTTTGATCTCGAAGAGAAAAAGCTGCGCCGCGCCGGGTTAGATTACCGCGACCTAGCCAATGTTACCCGCCATGCTGATTTTACGGCGTTTCAAGCGGCGATGCAGGAGCGCACGATATGGGCGATTACCACCAAAGGCACCCGCGCTCACAGCGACGCGGCTTTCGTGCCGGGCGATGTACTGCTGTTCGGTTCGGAAACCGCAGGGCTGTCGCCCCAGGTCCATGCTGCGCTACCCGCAGAACAGAAGCTGCGCATCCCCATGCAGCCCAATAACCGCAGCTTGAACCTTTCCAACGCCGTTGCCATCGTCAGCTATGAGGCGTGGCGCCAGCAAGATTATGCTGGCGCATTAGGCAGTGAGTGATAGATGGAGCGACTAGCCGGTGATGCCGTAGCGGTCGCGATAAGCGCGTACGGCCTCAGCGTAAGCAAGCATTTCGCCGCCAGCATGCTCTTCAAGGTAAGTAAGCACTTGCTCTAAGGTGACAATACTGACAACCGGCATGCCGTACTGAGCCTGAACTTCCTGGATAGCACTTTGTTCGCCCTGGCCGCGCTCTTGGCGATCTAGCGCAATAATCACGCCACCCGCGCGGGCACCGCTTTGCTCAATTAGGCTCATCACTTCACGGATAGCAGTCCCGGCAGTAATCACGTCATCAATGATCAAAATATCGCCGGTCAGTGGTGCGCCAACAATATTGCCACCTTCGCCATGGGTTTTGGCCTCTTTACGGTTAAACGCGTAGGGCATATCGCGGTCATGGTGGTCAGCTAAGGCCGCAGCGGTGACCGCCGCCAAGGGAATGCCTTTATAGGCTGGGCCAAACAACACATCTGCCTGCAGGCCACTATCGACAATCGCTTGGGCATAAAACCGGCCCAGCTTGGCCAAGGCACGACCGGTTTGAAACAGGCCTGCATTGAAAAAGTAAGGGCTTACTCGCCCCGACTTAAGCGTGAACTCGCCAAACTTGAGCACGCCCTGCTCAATAGCGAAGGCAATGAAATCGCGCTGATAGGGTTGTAGAGTGGTGGCCACGGCGGTCTTCTCTTGTCGATAGGAATGTAAGTAAACGCAACAATAAAACGGGGTTAAATAGCAAGATTTGGTTTGTCTATTTACCCAAACGTCTAAACGTCGGGTATCATACAGCAGCGACGCAAAAGGGACGATTTATGAAAATTGCCAGCATCAATGTCAATGGTATACGTGATGCCGTCGATCGTGGCTTCCTGGACTGGCTGGCTCAGCAGGATGCCGACGTGATCTGCGTGCAGAACATCAAGGCAAAAAGTTTTGAACTGGACGACCATATTCTCTATCCGGAAGGCTACGAAGGCTATTTCCTGGATGCAGAAGAAGATGGTTTCTCCGGTGTGGCACTCTATTGCCGCAAAATTCCCAAGGCGATTATGTACGGCCTTGGGTTCCCTCAGTGTGATCACGAAGGGCGCTTTCTGCAGGCGGATTATGACCGCTTCAGCATCGCCACCTTCTTGATGCCTGATGGAAGTGATCAAAAAGCCAAACAGGCGTTTATGGAGCAGTACCAAGAGTACCTAACGAAGATGTCGCGCAAACGTCGCGAATACATCATCTGTGGTACCTGGCACGTTGCCCATAAAACCATCGATTTGGCCAACTGGTCGGATAATCAGCTTACCTCTGGTTTTCGCCCGGAAGAGCGTGCCTGGATGGATCAGGTGCTTGGCCCAACCGGCTTTATCGACACTTTCCGCGAAATTAATCGCGATGCTGGCGAATATACCTGGTGGCCAAAGCTCGACCAAGACGTGCCCCGTGAGCGCCAAGAAGGCTGGCGGATCGACTACCAGCTGGTCGGGCCCAACTTCCGTCGCCATGTGGTCGACGCGTGGATTGATTACGATGCGACCTTCTCTGAGTTCGCACCGCTGATCGTTGAGTATGACTTAGCGCTGTAAGCGCTCACTTTCCCGCGTCGCATTACCCGTCTCAGCAACAGGCCAGCTTAAAAGCTGGCCTGTTTGCGTAAGTGCGTTGAGTACTTGCTAAATAATGGCTTAGCCGCGAATACCCAGTGCTTCGCGCTGTTTTTCGCGCAGCTCGGAGCCCGCTTTCTCAGCGAGATCAAGCATCGCATTCAGCTCGGTACGGTTAAACGCGCCTGCTTCCGCGGTGCCCTGCACTTCAATCAGCTCGCCACTTTCAGTCATCACTACGTTCAGATCGGTGTCAGCTTTGCTATCTTCCGGATAATCCAAGTCCAGTACCGGCACGCCTTTATAAATACCCACCGAAATTGCGCTAACCAGCTGTTTAAAGGGATCACCTTTGATCTTCTTCTCACGCTGCAGATAACGAATGGCATCTACCAGCGCCACACAGCCGCCAGTAATCGACGCGGTACGGGTGCCGCCGTCGGCCTGGATCACATCGCAATCCACGGTAATGGTGAATTCGCCCAACTTCTTCAAGTTAATCGCTGCGCGCAGGCTACGGCCTATCAAACGCTGAATTTCCAGCGTCCGGCCACCTTGTTTGCCACGCGTCGCTTCACGGCCACTGCGGGTGTGAGTGGCACGGGGCAACATGCCGTACTCAGCGGTAATCCAACCCTGATTTTTGCCACGCAGCCAGCGTGGTACGCCCGCTTCTACGCTCGCATTACACAGCACCTTGGTATCGCCAAACTCCACCAGTACCGAACCTTCTGCATGGCGGGTGTAATCGCGGGTTATGCGAATTTCACGGAGCTGGTCGGCTTCACGACCGCTAGGGCGAACAACATCAGGACGCATAGCACCTCACATCAATTTAACAGTGGGAAAGCCCTCTATTGTACACGTCAACGCCACCGCTGATGGGCCTATTCAAGGCAGACGTATCTACCAGCACAAGATCGGTTAGACTGACCTAAATGCGCGATGAACAGGAAACTTTAATGGCCAACCTACGCCACGTACACAGCATGACCGCCTTTGCCCGCACCGAGCAGGCCGCCCCGTTTGGCACCCTGCAGGTAGAAATCCGCTCGGTGAATCAGCGTTATCTGGAACCGCACTTTCGCCTGCCCGACGCTCTACGCGAGCTAGAACCGGTGCTGCGCGACGCCTTACGCACACGCCTAGCGCGGGGGAAAGTAGAGTGCAGTCTGCGTTTTGAAGCCGCTGAAGCCAACCAAGCCCCTGCAGTTAACGCCCAGCGCTTAAAAGAAATAGCCGATGCCCTGGCCGCCATTCAGCAACAGGTGCCCAGTGCCGTGCCGCCCACCACGCTGGCGTTGCTTAACCAACCCGGCGTTATGGAAACCCAGCACCTCGATCAAGACGTCATTAAAGCCGCCGCCAAAAACCTGTTTGACCAAGCGCTAGACGAGTTGATCGACGCCCGCGCCCGAGAAGGCGAAAAACTCGCTGAGATGATCACCACTCGCCTATCGGCTGTGAGTGAACAAGTCGCCACCGTGCGCAGCTTGCTGCCGCAAATTTTAGAGCGCCAGCGCGCCCAACTGCTAGAGCGCCTGGAAGTCGCCAAAACCGAACTCGACCCTCAACGTTTGGAAGCCGAGCTGGTACTGGTGGCACAGAAAGCCGACGTAGACGAAGAACTGGACCGCCTAACAGCGCATGTGCAAGAAGTCAGCCGCCAGCTGGCCCAAAAAGGCCCCAAAGGCCGCCGCCTGGATTTCCTAATGCAGGAACTCAACCGCGAAGCTAACACGCTATCGTCAAAATCGGTTGTGGCTGAGACAACCCGCTGCGCAGTGGAGTTAAAGGTGCTAATTGAGCAGATGCGGGAACAGATTCAGAATATTGAGTGAAAATTATGAGCCAAGCGACACCCTGGAGCGCAATCGAGGTAGAGGCGACTGTCCTCACCTACCGACAGATGCTGGTGGCGGAGCTAAGCGGGCGCTCGTAGTAGGGAGTGCTAATTTCGAGCTCCAGTGCCCTAGCGTTCCAGCTTTGGGTGATCGCTTCGTGCAAATACTAATCGCGAGCTTGGGCGTTTTCCACTCGCAGCAGGGTTCGATAGTGAGTCCAGCTCAATTCGGTACGCACTGCGTTCCGTTTTGGAAAGCTTTGATAAAACTGGCGCATATTGCGTAGGTTGCGGACATCAAAGCCTTTGCCCAGCTGCTCGGTAAGCTGTTGTGAGAGCTGCTGTAGCGGTTGCTTACCATACTCAGCACGATTATTGTCCTGCTGTTCGTGCTCGACAATTAAACGACCTATTTCCCAGTAGCTTTGTACCATGGCCGTATTCACGGCTTGGCGCACTTGACCGCGTGCTTGTTCTATCCGCAGTTCAGGTTGGGCTGATGTTGGCTGAGAACAGCACGCCTGCCATTCCCATGAGTAAAGTTATTGCCCACGAACTTGAAATTCTGGGCAGTCATGGCATGCAGGCCCACCGTTATGACGCCATGCTGGCGATGATACAGTCTGGCAAGCTGGCACCTGAAAAGCTTATCGGCAAGCGGATCACTCTGGAGCAGTCGATTGATGCGCTGATGAGCATGGATAAGTTCGAAGGGGCGGGCGTAACGGTGGTACCGAGTTTTGAGATAACGGGCTTCAGCATCACTGCCCGTTCTAAATTGAAAGGCTTAGGTAAGACTGACGCTAATAGCATCGAGGGCGTTGAATTAGCATCTACTCACGATGTGTGGTGTGCGGTAGGCTCACTAATTGCTTCCAACCTGATTGGACACCCTCATGCTCACCTTGCGCACTGTCACTTTCACGCTTCTGGTCGTTATTCTCGGCATACTGCCCATCAACGCTTACGCAAACGAATCAACTTGGCAGGCGCTGCAGGAAGGCGGCTTGGTGATTCTGATGCGTCACGCACTGGCTCCAGGCATTGGTGATCCGGCTGGGTTTGAGCTTTCTCAGTGCGATACACAGCGTAACCTTTCAGCCCAGGGGCGCGCTCAGGCTGAGGCGATTGGTCGTTCATTTCGTGAGCGGGATGTGCCTATTGCCTCGGTGTATTCGTCTCGCTGGTGCCGGGCGCTGGAAACTGCTGAGCTAATGGCGTTGAGCCGCGTGGAGCCAACCCCATGGTTAGATTCGTTTTTTCGTCAGCGCAGTGAGCGAGGTGCACGCACGCAAACGGCGCGTGAGCACATAGCTGCTTGGCATGGCCCAGGTAATTTGCTGCTGGTGACCCATCAGGTCAATATTACGGCGCTCACAGGCGGTGGAGTGAGCTCAGGCGAAATGATCGTCGTGCGCCCAACGGGCGATTCGTTTCAGATGGTGGGCCGGTTGAACGATGAGTAGGCGATGACCGCTAATCGCTAGCGGGCGTTTTAAGTAGCATTAGTGCTTCCTTAATGGTTTTTATTAGTCAATTAAAAATCAAAGTGTTAAAGAAACACTTTTTAGCAGTTTAATTAATTCATGATTTTTAGCGTTAATTATTAATGCGATAATTGTTTCTTATTGTTTAATTTAAAGCCTTGGGTGATATTTAGTTGCCCGGTTTTAAAGGCTGGTATATAAAAGCTTGTCTTTGTTGTAGGCGATTAGTTGAATGAGTTTTTACACTGAGTCGCTATGACAGAATTTAACAATGTGGTTAGTTTTTAAGAACTAGTTTCTTACTTTTGATTAATTAAACAAGAGTCGTGCACTGAGTGCGCGCATTACTGCGTACACATGAATAAGTGCCTTGTCGGTGCTTAATTAGCTGGCGCGGTGTTCCCAATGGTGCTTGGACATTAGAGGAGTAGGGATATGAAAAAGTACGCAGCGGAGTTAATCGGTACGTTTTGGTTAGTGTTGGGTGGTTGTGGCAGCGCGGTGCTAGCGGCGGCTTTCCCAGACGTAGGTATTGGCCTATTAGGGGTATCGCTGGCCTTTGGTTTAACGGTTGTCACGATGGCGTATGCGATTGGGCATATTTCGGGCTGCCATTTAAACCCTGCGGTATCGATAGGGCTTTGGGTGGGCGGGCGCTTCCCTGCAAAAGAGTTGCCTTACTATATTGGCGCGCAAGTGCTGGGTGCTATTGTTGCCGGCGGTGTGCTGTATCTTATTGCGAGTGGTCAGGCGGGTTTTGATGTGTCGGCTGGATTTGCATCCAATGGGTATGGAGAGCATTCACCCGGCGGTTACAGCATGATGGCAGCACTACTCATTGAAGTCGTGATGACCATGATGTTTATCTTCATCATTATGGGGGCAACCGATGGTCGTGCACCGGCAGGCTTTGCGCCTTTGGCGATTGGCTTGGGCTTAACGCTTATTCACCTGATCAGCATTCCGGTGACCAATACCTCGGTGAATCCAGCGCGCAGTACGGGCGTTGCGCTGTATGTGGGTGATTGGGCGACGGCTCAGCTGTGGTTGTTCTGGGTAGCGCCAATGATCGGTGCGGCGTTAGGGGCATTAGCGTATCGCTTTATTGCTCAGCCTGAGGCACTCATAGCCCCGCCATCGCCTTCTGATCACGATGATGATCTGACGGGTAAGATCGTTCCTTAAAGCGGTTCTCCACGATAGTAGTGCCATAAAAATAGCGACCCCACGCTACGCCAGGGCCCCCAGTGTTCGACTAACTGGCGAGCCTGTTTAGGCGTGGGTTTGCCTTCCCGTTTTTTTAGACGGCCAAGCGCTACACGTAAAGCAAGGTCGTCGGCGGGAAATATATCCATGCGCTGGAGCGAAAACATCAGGTAAATTTCGGCGCTCCAGCGTCCAAAGCCACGCAGTTGAGTGATGGCGGCAATCGCCTCGTCATCGCTCAGCAATGCCAGCCCATCGGCGCTGAACGTGCCTGCAAGCTCTGCCTCCGCCAGCCCTTTGGCATACGCCACTTTGCGCCAGGAAAGCCCTGCATCTCTCAGCGCTTGGTCTTCAACGTCCATCACCGCCTTTGCGCTCAATTCGGGCAGCAGTGCCTTCACACGGCTCATAATGGCGCGAGCTGCTTCCGTCGAAATCTGCTGGCTAACAATCGTGCTAAAAAACGTTGCGAAGCCTTGGTCGCGTTGGCGCGGCTCGGGTGCGCCAACGAGTGGATAGGCACGGGCGATATCTGGGTCGACCTTAGCGAGTGCGGCCATGGCGCGTTCGATAGTCTCAAGTGTCATGAATATTCCACCTGCTTATAAATTTAAAAACACACTAACAAAATAGGCCATTAGCGTTGTAACCCCTTTGGAATTATCTTATTCGCCCGCTAACTTTTTTGGCGTCGCATATTTCTACTTTTGTCTAATCCTGCGATCATTTGCCGCTATAAAAGACCGTTTTGTTGATCAGGCGTTGAATGCGCTTGGGGAGAAAAGTATGCAGGCGTCGTCATCGGGATTGGCACGTAACCCGCGGTTGGCAGAAGTCGTGTTGGCGTTAGGTGGGTTTGG
This genomic window from Halomonas sp. TD01 contains:
- a CDS encoding histidine phosphatase family protein; this translates as MRHALAPGIGDPAGFELSQCDTQRNLSAQGRAQAEAIGRSFRERDVPIASVYSSRWCRALETAELMALSRVEPTPWLDSFFRQRSERGARTQTAREHIAAWHGPGNLLLVTHQVNITALTGGGVSSGEMIVVRPTGDSFQMVGRLNDE
- a CDS encoding DNA-3-methyladenine glycosylase family protein is translated as MTLETIERAMAALAKVDPDIARAYPLVGAPEPRQRDQGFATFFSTIVSQQISTEAARAIMSRVKALLPELSAKAVMDVEDQALRDAGLSWRKVAYAKGLAEAELAGTFSADGLALLSDDEAIAAITQLRGFGRWSAEIYLMFSLQRMDIFPADDLALRVALGRLKKREGKPTPKQARQLVEHWGPWRSVGSLFLWHYYRGEPL
- the aqpZ gene encoding aquaporin Z codes for the protein MKKYAAELIGTFWLVLGGCGSAVLAAAFPDVGIGLLGVSLAFGLTVVTMAYAIGHISGCHLNPAVSIGLWVGGRFPAKELPYYIGAQVLGAIVAGGVLYLIASGQAGFDVSAGFASNGYGEHSPGGYSMMAALLIEVVMTMMFIFIIMGATDGRAPAGFAPLAIGLGLTLIHLISIPVTNTSVNPARSTGVALYVGDWATAQLWLFWVAPMIGAALGALAYRFIAQPEALIAPPSPSDHDDDLTGKIVP